Genomic segment of Catharus ustulatus isolate bCatUst1 chromosome 3, bCatUst1.pri.v2, whole genome shotgun sequence:
GAATAGCCTGAGTTTCCAAACAGTGTTTGATCAGAATGAATAAAGGCATATAATGAGCCCAGAGATAGCTGTCAAAATATATTACTGAGGCTTAGCCGGATGCAAAAAGCTAAGACATGAATACCAGCAATTACACCAGTGGATTAGAGGAGATAAAAATAGCTGGCAGACAATCCCTTTGTTCCTTGGGAGCAATTTTTGAAACTAACCTGTAAAGGTACATGAAGAAACAGAGCAGATGAAAGCCCAGCTTAATCATGGCTTCTTTCATGTGTGATTTCAGTTGTCCTCGGTTATGGATCTCTGTGGGATCAAATACTCCCATGTTTCCACTTGGCACCATAATGTACCTGAaagttaaagggaaaaaaaaccaaaacaaaaaccacacaacAAAACCCATAAATGTAGTCACTGAAACATTAGGGAGTGTCAGGGCAAGAGGCAGGGGAAATCTTGCCAAGAAGGGACTTTCATCTGAAGAGTTGTTTCACAATTCAAGGTAAGGGAGTTCTGGATATTGCAGCTATCTCTGCCACTACAACCCACAAATAATAAGAGAACAAGAAGTACTAAAAACATCAACCCAGCTTCCCATGTATAAATGGGAGAGATTCCAGGTAATAGCTAATTCCAGTTCATTTTAATTGCTGTTCACAGTTAGTTGCTGTCATGGGGAGAACGCCCACCCACAGTGGAAAGATGCATTAGATGAAAGGGACTGGAAAAGAACCTAATTTAACTAAGAATCAGTAATCTGTTTAGCAAAAAACCTTAGAGACAATCACAAGCTCCACAGGTAACAATGAGATGGCATAAGCCAAGGCAAAGGATCTGTGCTGTTGCTCCTGCCCCTGTCACAGCCATCCTGGgacagctcagcacagacacTGAGGCTGACAGGGTGAGCCAGGCAGAACTGAAGATGTCAGGTTGTGCTGTCTGAACCCACATGAGAACAGCAGCTGAGTGAAGCCAAGTGCAATGTAAGCCAAGGAAGCATAAAACCAGCAAACCAAATGTTTATGTCCTGTGACAATTAAGCCAGCAGCGTGTTCTCTTGTCAGAATTTCTCCAGGGAGCACAGATCTTACTccagctgagctcaggctgGAGCATCACTTCACTATGATGTTATACATGCTCTACTTTCCTGGAATCAGATTCTTTCTATACAGGATTTTAGCTCCTTCTCTTAGAGCTGGAGCAGAAACAGGGTCTCAGAAAGAACACTCGttcagttttcttcatttacTCCAGTGGCACCACTTGTAGTCCAAAAGGCACTTTCCTACCTCTTACAACATTCATTTCCATaacaggagaggaaggaaagggagcaAGCACCAGGGGGGGTTTCTAGCAGCAGTAGGACATTGGGAAAGTAAAAGTTCAGCCCACAATACTTGTCCGTCACAGAGGCACAGAAAAGCACTGCAGCATATTTGAGTAATACCAAAGACACTTGTGTCCCATTAAAAATAGTTCATGTTAATCAATTCCAGTTTGAAATTCTCTTCTAAATTTGAAGTTTTGAATAGTTGTTCTGTTTTTTAGTGTTATAAATTGTTGTCCATTTCCAGGGAATGTAACACATTTTATTGGAATAAAAGGAGGAACACATTTCCTGTACCATTTTATTCTAGCAACAGAATGCCTAAATTTCCTTACATGTCTGGGATATGAGTGccattaattttgcttttttttaaaatggtgacATTTAAATGATGCAACTTAATTGTGTAAGCTGTGAGGCATTTCTTCCAAGAGGCCCACAAGGCTGGACAGCCTATATTCTATATCCAGTGAACTGAGCCATGGGTACAATGCTGCTGGATGCTGACAAACCCAGCTCAAGCCATCTGTCATCCTCTACACAGGAAGAAAACTTCTGCAGCAAACAAGTGTCACCTTTAATAAATATACATGTTAGTGCCTCCAGGATTTCCATTCAGTGGAAGCTGCCACCACAGCAACATTACACTTCCCTCTAGACTTCCCAATTTTTAAAGGGATGTAGAAGTTCTGACCAGAATTTTCAGTGAATtgtaaagatttattttcttaatttttttttactccttcaGTTTTGTCTTCTTAAATGTATGGcaagaatttaattatttggaCCTATTCTCTCAAGGAGATCTACataacagagaagaaaaaaagagctgaaTACTTCCCTTTGAGTTTTAAAACAGGGAGAATGTAAGACAAAACTGTCTCACTGGAGACACtacaaaattcataaaaaaaaaaagttaaatataatCTGAGTGTGCTGAATAAGAAGGGTCAGTAGGATGTTACAAGAAGCATGTCAGAAATTTGGAAGTCTCTCTTAATGCTGTTTTTGACTAATTTATCCTTCCCAGGACTTGTTTTTGATATCTTTCCTGCACAAAATCCCTTTCCTCTTGCTGAAATCCTTGAGAGAATTACTAAATTAAGTCAGTACTGCCAGTAGCTGCCATGTAATCACTGGGATTAAggagattttaaataaaagtgaatGAGGGGAAGAGATTATCCCACCTTTCCCTCTATCACTTACACAGCAAAGCAGGGACTTCTTCAATCtcaacagaattatttttcttctgtatttctaatctaaatttcccctcttttgcTTTGAACCCATTACTCCTGGTGCTATCACTACAGTTCCTACTGAGCTAAATGCTAAACCCCACACTTGCTTTTGCAGGTCTCCAACTCCTTCACTGGAGATGGGATAGTTCAGGCTATTAATGTGGGAGAAACTCCTTGATCCACAGAAAGGAGAATTAGTGATACAGGCCTAATATTTTGACTTCTTATTGCCTACACTGCACATCTAAAATTAAGGAAATGATCTTGGATTTTAGGCTATTCAGAATATTAAAGCTATGTAAAGTGAGAGCTGTCAATACAGAACAGTAATCAAAGCTTACTGCCTGACatgtagaaatggaaataatttctcttttaaaactcTCTGATCAGTTTTAGAAGGGAAAGCGAGTGgctactttaaaaattaacGGAAGTACCCAAAACGAAGCAGCAAAGTGGTAACCAGCACAAGAAATTTCAACAGCTTCAAAGAAAATGCATTCTGTCTGTGGTGTCTCAGTCTTGCCTAAATGAAACATCACACCCTAAATTTGCCAGCAAATCCCCAACCAAATACTGGTCACTGTAGGTCATAGCTGTACATAGGGAGGGTCAAACAAAACCAGGCAAAGCCATGCtctatgtgtgtgtatttagGCAACATTTATTTACTAAGCATAAAGTTATACTGTCTCATGTTTCTCCAGCTTAGACACATTTGAAGGCTTTGCTGTTCTCTAGAAAACAAGGGTGATATTTATCAATATTTAAATAGCACAGCTATTTTGCCCAAGAACAATCAGGTTATCAGTACAGAGATCCTCAACTTGGTTTTAGTAAGAGCTATGAAACTCATTGTTTATCCTATCAGCAACTTAACTCATCCCTGCCAGCAGTTAGCCCTGGCATGTTCAGGAAAATAAGAATTACAGCCAGCTTTCCATACCTGTACATTTAACATCTGGGCTTTTGGGTTCCCTCAGTATAGTGACTGGAGATAATTTGTGACAAATCCACATCCAGTTTCCATCAGCTACACACCTGTGCAGGGTCAGTTCTCCACACACCAAGTGATACCAGACAAAAAGAACATGGTTTGAACTGGCAGCCCCCGTGTTGCCACATGGAAACTCCCACTGGTAACTAAACCATTTCCAAGGGTGGCAGCCCAGTGTACACAGAGCAGTAACTCTGACAGCTGTCCTAGGGTGAAAAGGCTGCAAACCTTCCCAAACACAAACCTGCAGGATGGGGGGCCAGAACCAATGCAGATGAGAGGAAGGCACAAGTCAGTAAATgaaggaggctgcaggggacaACACCACAGCCCCATGGTTTAACCCCCACCAGCCATGCCAGCCTAAGCACTTTCATGCTGATAGCACTATCAGGAACAGCATGAAAACATTATTAACTCTGTTTCCAGTACTATTTCATAATCCCAATTAATCTGCTATGATTTCCTATGAATTTGGGAATGACCAACAAATGGAGATTCCTGGGAACTAAAGAGAATGCAAGCAAAGGCCAGAGGTTTCATGTCCTTTACACTGTTGGTTTCTTGTCATTAAAATGACACATGCAGTTAGCAGCTCAAGAACACAACTGAGACATCTCACCATGACATATTATTCATCTTTGTACTTCACTTAAGGCTAAACTAGTAACAGTGCTAAAGAGAAACCCCACAAGCCCTTGAGCACTTACCTATATATATTCCATGTGGCCACTGGCAGGTTAAGGAGAAAGATGAACCAGTGCAATGAAATAAGCATTAATACCGTGACAACAGCATGGCCAATCACCTCAGGCACCACCCACTGCaaaaaggggaaagaggaaagagttACATGCACAGATGTAAATTCCTTTATGGAAAAGACATCTATTTGGGATTACAATCTGATTATAAACGTGTAAAATCGGAAGAGTTGACAGCAGAGGCACGTGGTTCCATCAGTGTGGACAAATTAATAGCTTCAGGCAGATTCCACACAAGTAAGGAGAAATCAAGCCCTGAGATACTGTAACAGAGGTGCTTTTTCCAAGCACTACAAAGATTTCTAGAGAGCAGCACAGTCTGAGCACAGCTACACTACACAAGCATTCAAGAAATAGAACTGAGAAAGCATACAGAGCTCATTTGAAAtcactgcagagagcagtgggTTTGGGAATTCAGATAATTAAAACCTGCACAAACAGCCCCAGGCCTGGAACAGATAAGGAAGCTGATCAATATAAAAACTGGCATCGTTAAACTGGGTCAGACCCTGGCAATTACAGTTCTTGCATTGACAGGATCCTGTACCATTCTCTCtcacattaagaaaaaatacctttaaatCAAAGTGAACACACACGTGGGAAGGCCACATTGATTTAATTCTAAGAGTTTTAAgcagattaatttaaaatggtAATTTTGTGATGGAATTTGCTGAAAGATGGACATCCAAAAAAAGACAAGCAGACTGAAATAAGGGATGCATCCAAAATACTGCCAACCAAGGTTCCTCAGATCCCCATCACACCCCAGTTATTTGCAGTGCTCAGATGAAGGATGTGGTTTTCTCAAACCACAGCAAATGCAAAGAACAATTTACTTTATTGAGCTTGGAGCAGCACGATCTAGCGTTGATGTAGTCACATTCCAGATCTGATAGTGTGATTATCTGAAGTTCGGGATAAGGAAACACTGTATGGTAATTCAGAATACACAAAGCTTCACTTTTAGCCAATAAACTGAGGAAAACCCTCACCACTCGCTGCCTCGACCCACCTCGCTCTGTCAAAGGCACACTTCAATTAATTCCAACTCACTCCTACTTTGGATGGAAGGCTTGGCTACATTTTATCATCAGGCCAAGCGATTTTATTACATATTCCCAAGGGCAAGTGTTGCACAAGTGCTAAAGGTCAGCCCCTAAAACAGACCAGGGAGGCAAACTGAGTGTTTTTAGTATCAAAATTGTTACTACAACCCTAGAACCCAAAACTTAAACGGAGGGAGAAGTTAATGCATTTCAAACTCTTCTCACAAAATCGAGCAGTTTTATACAGTgaatctacattttt
This window contains:
- the CNIH4 gene encoding protein cornichon homolog 4 isoform X1; its protein translation is MESVVFIFSLIDCCALIFLSVYFIITLSDLECDYINARSCCSKLNKWVVPEVIGHAVVTVLMLISLHWFIFLLNLPVATWNIYRYIMVPSGNMGVFDPTEIHNRGQLKSHMKEAMIKLGFHLLCFFMYLYSMILALIND
- the CNIH4 gene encoding protein cornichon homolog 4 isoform X2 produces the protein MESVVFIFSLIDCCALIFLSVYFIITLSDLECDYINARSCCSKLNKWVVPEVIGHAVVTVLMLISLHWFIFLLNLPVATWNIYRYIMVPSGNMGVFDPTEIHNRGQLKSHMKEAMIKLGFHLLCFFMYLYSINQQSTS